One region of Gammaproteobacteria bacterium genomic DNA includes:
- a CDS encoding nucleotide-binding protein, with protein sequence MMQMTITDRLSKLCDEGDSQETDRGVELWSRKVLAFLKSAVGPFEAAQFSNLKFPDVWEQHAFQLGHLQGLVAKLEAQEQPAPSAAGAAVTSPPSQRSEPALDSRKIFVVHGHDNESKEGTARFLERLGLQPIILHEQPNSGRTVIEKFENFSGDIAFAVVLLTPDDVGNVASDPKNLRARARQNVIMELGYFMGRLGRSRVCALHKGGVELPSDYQGVIYVEMDPAGAWKAKLAQEFVQAKLPIELSGLLGG encoded by the coding sequence ATGATGCAAATGACAATCACCGACCGCCTCTCGAAGCTCTGCGATGAAGGCGATTCACAGGAAACTGATCGCGGGGTCGAGCTCTGGTCTCGCAAGGTGCTGGCGTTTCTCAAGTCCGCAGTCGGACCATTTGAGGCAGCCCAATTTTCGAACCTGAAATTTCCAGATGTCTGGGAGCAGCACGCTTTCCAACTTGGTCACCTGCAAGGGCTCGTAGCAAAGCTCGAAGCACAAGAGCAACCAGCCCCGTCGGCAGCGGGTGCTGCTGTAACGTCGCCACCCTCACAGCGCTCAGAACCGGCGCTCGATTCGAGAAAGATATTTGTTGTGCATGGCCACGACAACGAGTCCAAAGAGGGGACCGCGCGATTCCTGGAGCGGCTCGGTCTTCAACCGATCATTCTTCATGAGCAACCGAATTCCGGACGTACAGTCATCGAGAAGTTCGAAAACTTCTCTGGCGACATAGCGTTTGCTGTTGTGCTGCTTACCCCGGATGACGTTGGAAATGTTGCATCGGATCCTAAAAACCTAAGGGCAAGGGCGCGTCAGAATGTCATCATGGAACTCGGATATTTCATGGGACGGCTTGGCCGATCGAGGGTCTGTGCCTTGCATAAGGGTGGCGTGGAGTTGCCATCTGACTATCAAGGGGTGATATACGTCGAAATGGACCCAGCCGGAGCTTGGAAGGCGAAGCTCGCTCAGGAGTTCGTGCAAGCGAAGCTGCCAATTGAGCTTAGTGGCCTACTCGGGG